A genomic stretch from candidate division WOR-3 bacterium includes:
- a CDS encoding type II toxin-antitoxin system Phd/YefM family antitoxin, which yields MATREREFVYRDGKPAAVILDIAEYEELLERAEDLEDLRALKRMRERPLRFRSLADILAEPAPVGSSDFTARDARPSTSVRRPSRSRR from the coding sequence ATGGCAACACGAGAACGAGAGTTCGTGTATCGCGACGGCAAGCCGGCGGCCGTGATCCTCGACATCGCCGAATACGAAGAGCTGCTGGAGCGAGCCGAGGACCTGGAGGACCTGCGCGCATTGAAGCGCATGCGCGAGCGCCCCCTGAGGTTCCGCAGCCTGGCAGACATTCTGGCCGAGCCCGCGCCCGTCGGATCATCGGACTTCACCGCCCGCGACGCCCGCCCCTCGACCAGTGTACGCCGTCCTTCTCGAAGCCGCCGCTGA
- a CDS encoding T9SS type A sorting domain-containing protein, with product MKKLGILITGAMIPAILMAQLTEQWVAAYNGPYGTGWAEFPVAMSVDAAGNTYVTGTGNTTLSPTGKDYVTVKVNSSGALQWAAVYDYHLEDVPTAIATDASGNVYVTGYSCPPGRAGDYVTVKYGANGTQQWICRYDGPAGGWDTPSAIAVDVAGNVYVTGSSMRPGLNRMGKDITTIKYDPNGNEVWVRRYTDSGDRWCEGRDVVVDAAGYVYVAGVLDSDGSNGGLAALKYGASGNLLWVSRHDGPGLHEAGHKIALDVDGNVIVTGKSTYVGPSTLYLTVKYNSSGAEQWWKTYDDLTGNDDAACAVVTDASGSIYVTGHSKNSTTGYDYATIKYSPLGEELWVRRYDVYSGNLEDRATGLALDASGSIVVTGYSARAVSGMDYATVKYSPDGTELWVSRYDGPVSGNDEARAIGVDPQGNVYVTGNSVGDGSSHDFLTVKYSSDGAQQWVSRYGRGYSADAGQRVAMDALGNVYVTGYSVGTSQKNDYVTIKYDPDGETLWTRRYNGPLDHEDCPTAIAVDGDGNVYVTGYSIGLAGWYDCATIKYASDGTMLWVDRYERTDGRNDCGYALAVDGSGFVYVTGYTGAWADVLTIKYAPSGSREWVAVYNNPSGGHDVGWAVTADASGNVYVAGHSRLDYLLIKYSSTGVEQWSRRADYGGDDQAKDVAVDASGNAYITGTGNKDYVTAKYNSAGTREWFQRHDGLAYTVDAGWALELDGTGVYVTGQSSRPESGLDFYTVKYDLAGTRLWDRWYTSAEDRADAAQDIALDGAGNVYVTGYCTRAYSGEDYATLMYDAATGVQLAFADYTGLPHKSDRSLSVATGPAGTVCITGYALRDPALATDMVTIKYQSLQPPEAPVLVSPKNGATGVPIEGDLTWEASERATSYEVTLDGNTYTVTGNSYHYSGLSYLTEYEWDVVAVNDAGSTPSSNGPFTFATIIEKPGPFDLISPADDATGVPIEGNLTWEASERATSYEVTLGGNTYTVTENSYHYSGLDYLTKYKWNVVAVNDGGSTSSGTGPYSFTTIIEKPGPFDLISPADGATGVPVEGDLTWEASERATSYEVTLNGNTYTVTDNSYRYSGLSYLTEYTWNVTAKNAGGERVSANGPFTFTTIIEKPGPFDLSTPPDHATGVSIQGDLTWQGSERATSYEVTLGGNTYTVTENSYHYSGLDYLAKYEWNVVALNDGGSTPSSNGPFTFTTIIEKPARFDLIAPANEAVDQELAGVLEWNASNRAEHYDVYLGTDPKNLPRVSENQTGLSWDYSGLSCGTVYYWKVVAKNAGGETGSEVWSFTTGTLDAGMTEIIEPSGLIDTTSKVPQATVHNFGTLDRDLTTWFEIRYGAADGPVQYLQSVTVYGLGDEDQTATFPTWDVPNDQEGAYYAKSWTELEGDIDATNDTARSQFVVASSDPDPWSGSTLTQGYWKTHPYYDPQHPDDPYIEKYLPVTIAGVRVSTVPEALAIFNPPKPMTAWKMFLIQFLAAKLNAGWQTDPSLLDAWYNYPGGDYPFDSQQVSAIFQVADGYRSTTDKDTLDEMKTVLCNINEYTDTGNRCLWDAPFPAGSGVQGVEVAALAAKLYLSVAPSLVKSGVAHIAYGLPQAAPAQLTVLDVTGRTVVTRGLPAEVGDHVILLDTRSWSAGAYFVRITGADLTATRKLVVQR from the coding sequence GTGAAGAAGCTCGGAATACTCATCACCGGAGCCATGATTCCGGCAATCCTGATGGCCCAGCTCACTGAGCAGTGGGTGGCGGCCTACAATGGCCCCTACGGAACCGGTTGGGCGGAATTCCCGGTAGCGATGTCGGTTGACGCTGCCGGCAACACATATGTGACCGGCACCGGAAACACGACGCTCTCGCCAACCGGCAAAGACTATGTGACGGTCAAAGTCAACTCGAGCGGCGCCTTGCAGTGGGCGGCTGTCTATGACTACCACCTGGAGGACGTCCCAACTGCCATTGCGACGGACGCCTCTGGGAATGTCTACGTGACCGGGTACAGCTGTCCACCTGGGAGAGCTGGTGACTACGTCACCGTGAAGTATGGAGCCAATGGCACACAGCAGTGGATTTGTCGATATGATGGCCCTGCGGGAGGCTGGGACACGCCCTCGGCAATCGCGGTTGACGTCGCAGGCAACGTGTACGTGACAGGCAGCAGCATGCGCCCTGGTCTCAACCGCATGGGCAAGGACATCACGACCATCAAGTACGACCCAAACGGCAATGAGGTATGGGTACGCAGATACACCGACTCAGGAGACCGCTGGTGCGAGGGTCGGGACGTAGTAGTGGACGCCGCTGGGTACGTCTACGTGGCCGGAGTACTGGATTCCGACGGCAGCAATGGCGGGCTGGCGGCACTGAAGTACGGCGCGAGCGGGAATCTGCTGTGGGTGAGCCGCCACGACGGTCCCGGTCTGCATGAGGCCGGCCACAAGATCGCACTCGATGTCGACGGCAACGTCATCGTGACCGGTAAGAGCACCTATGTCGGGCCGTCAACGCTCTATCTGACGGTCAAGTACAACAGCAGCGGCGCAGAGCAGTGGTGGAAGACCTACGACGACCTCACCGGCAACGACGACGCGGCCTGCGCGGTCGTTACCGACGCTTCGGGTAGTATATACGTCACCGGTCACAGCAAGAACTCCACCACAGGCTACGACTACGCGACCATCAAGTACAGCCCGCTCGGCGAGGAGCTCTGGGTACGGCGTTACGACGTGTATTCCGGCAACCTGGAGGACCGGGCAACGGGGCTCGCGCTGGACGCCTCGGGCAGTATTGTCGTGACCGGCTACAGTGCCAGAGCCGTCAGCGGCATGGACTACGCAACGGTGAAGTACAGCCCGGACGGAACCGAACTCTGGGTCAGCCGGTACGACGGTCCGGTCAGCGGCAACGATGAAGCGCGCGCGATTGGTGTCGATCCGCAGGGGAACGTCTACGTTACGGGAAACAGCGTCGGGGATGGCTCCAGCCATGACTTCCTGACCGTCAAGTACAGCTCGGACGGGGCACAGCAATGGGTAAGCCGGTACGGCCGGGGCTACAGCGCGGACGCCGGGCAGAGGGTTGCCATGGATGCTCTCGGCAACGTCTACGTGACGGGATACAGCGTCGGCACGTCCCAGAAAAACGACTATGTGACAATCAAGTACGACCCTGACGGCGAGACGCTCTGGACTCGACGCTACAACGGTCCGCTGGACCACGAGGACTGCCCGACCGCCATCGCCGTTGACGGCGACGGCAACGTCTATGTGACCGGATACAGCATAGGCCTTGCCGGCTGGTACGACTGCGCGACGATCAAGTACGCCTCTGACGGGACTATGCTCTGGGTAGACCGCTATGAAAGGACCGACGGCAGGAACGACTGCGGATACGCCCTCGCGGTGGACGGGTCAGGCTTCGTCTATGTCACCGGGTATACAGGCGCCTGGGCAGACGTCCTCACCATCAAGTACGCGCCTTCGGGCAGCCGCGAGTGGGTTGCGGTCTACAACAACCCGTCGGGCGGACATGACGTTGGCTGGGCTGTGACCGCTGACGCGTCCGGCAATGTCTACGTGGCAGGCCACTCGAGGCTCGACTATCTGCTGATCAAGTACAGCAGCACGGGTGTCGAGCAGTGGAGCAGGAGGGCCGACTACGGCGGCGACGATCAAGCGAAGGACGTTGCCGTGGACGCCTCGGGGAATGCGTACATCACCGGAACGGGCAACAAGGACTACGTAACTGCGAAGTACAACTCCGCCGGCACGCGCGAGTGGTTCCAGCGCCACGATGGTTTGGCGTACACCGTGGATGCGGGCTGGGCGCTCGAGCTCGATGGCACTGGAGTCTATGTCACCGGGCAGAGTAGTCGCCCGGAATCCGGCCTGGACTTCTACACTGTGAAGTACGACTTGGCGGGCACCAGACTCTGGGACAGATGGTATACCAGTGCGGAGGACAGGGCCGATGCCGCTCAGGACATCGCCCTGGACGGCGCAGGCAACGTGTATGTGACCGGGTACTGCACGCGCGCGTATTCTGGTGAGGACTATGCGACGCTCATGTACGACGCTGCGACCGGAGTCCAGCTCGCCTTTGCCGACTACACGGGCCTGCCACACAAGTCGGACCGCTCGCTCTCGGTTGCCACCGGGCCCGCCGGCACAGTCTGCATCACGGGCTATGCCCTTCGTGATCCAGCGCTCGCCACGGACATGGTTACCATCAAGTATCAGAGCCTGCAGCCGCCGGAAGCGCCGGTGCTGGTGTCGCCGAAGAACGGTGCGACCGGCGTGCCGATTGAGGGCGATTTGACCTGGGAGGCATCGGAACGTGCGACCAGCTACGAGGTCACCTTGGACGGCAACACGTACACCGTAACCGGCAACTCGTACCACTATAGCGGACTCAGCTACCTGACCGAATACGAATGGGACGTAGTCGCCGTTAACGACGCCGGCAGCACGCCTTCGTCGAACGGGCCGTTCACCTTTGCCACGATCATCGAGAAGCCCGGCCCGTTTGACCTCATCAGCCCGGCGGATGATGCAACCGGCGTGCCGATTGAGGGCAATCTGACCTGGGAGGCATCGGAACGTGCGACCAGCTATGAAGTGACCCTGGGCGGCAACACGTACACCGTGACCGAGAACTCGTACCACTATAGCGGACTCGACTACCTGACCAAGTACAAATGGAACGTAGTCGCCGTGAACGACGGCGGCAGCACCTCTTCGGGGACCGGGCCGTACAGCTTCACCACGATCATCGAGAAGCCCGGCCCGTTTGACCTCATCAGCCCGGCGGATGGTGCGACCGGCGTGCCGGTTGAGGGCGATTTGACCTGGGAGGCATCGGAGCGCGCGACCAGCTATGAGGTCACCCTGAACGGCAACACCTACACCGTGACCGACAACTCATACCGCTACAGCGGACTCAGCTACCTGACGGAGTACACCTGGAACGTGACGGCCAAGAACGCCGGAGGGGAAAGGGTTTCGGCGAACGGGCCGTTCACTTTCACCACGATCATCGAGAAGCCCGGTCCGTTCGACCTTTCCACGCCGCCCGATCATGCGACCGGCGTGTCGATTCAGGGCGATCTGACCTGGCAGGGCTCGGAACGTGCGACCAGCTATGAAGTGACCCTGGGCGGCAACACGTACACCGTGACCGAGAACTCGTACCACTATAGCGGACTCGACTACCTGGCCAAGTACGAATGGAACGTAGTCGCCTTGAATGATGGCGGCAGCACCCCTTCGTCGAACGGGCCGTTCACTTTCACCACGATCATCGAGAAGCCTGCCCGGTTTGACCTCATCGCCCCGGCTAACGAGGCCGTCGACCAGGAATTGGCCGGCGTACTCGAGTGGAACGCTTCCAACCGTGCTGAGCACTACGACGTCTACCTCGGCACTGACCCAAAGAACCTGCCCAGGGTCAGTGAGAACCAGACCGGCCTCTCCTGGGATTACTCCGGGCTTTCATGCGGCACGGTCTACTACTGGAAGGTCGTGGCGAAGAACGCCGGGGGCGAGACCGGATCCGAGGTCTGGAGCTTCACGACCGGTACTCTGGACGCAGGCATGACTGAGATCATCGAGCCGAGCGGGCTAATCGATACTACCTCGAAGGTACCGCAGGCTACGGTCCACAACTTCGGCACCTTGGACCGCGACTTGACTACCTGGTTCGAGATACGCTACGGAGCTGCGGACGGCCCGGTGCAGTACCTGCAGTCGGTCACGGTGTACGGACTCGGCGACGAAGACCAGACCGCGACGTTCCCGACCTGGGACGTGCCCAACGACCAGGAAGGCGCGTACTACGCCAAGTCATGGACCGAGCTTGAAGGCGACATCGACGCGACGAACGACACGGCGCGGAGCCAGTTCGTGGTCGCGTCGTCAGACCCGGACCCGTGGAGCGGCTCGACGTTGACCCAGGGATACTGGAAGACCCACCCCTACTACGACCCGCAACACCCGGATGACCCCTACATCGAGAAGTACCTTCCCGTGACAATAGCGGGCGTTAGGGTGAGTACTGTTCCCGAAGCCCTGGCGATCTTCAACCCGCCCAAGCCTATGACCGCGTGGAAGATGTTCCTTATCCAGTTTCTGGCGGCCAAGCTCAACGCCGGCTGGCAGACCGACCCCAGTCTTCTGGATGCCTGGTACAACTACCCGGGCGGCGACTATCCGTTCGATAGCCAGCAGGTCTCGGCGATCTTCCAGGTTGCGGACGGCTACAGGTCAACCACGGACAAAGATACACTGGATGAGATGAAGACCGTGCTCTGCAACATCAACGAGTACACCGACACGGGAAACCGCTGCCTCTGGGACGCTCCGTTCCCGGCCGGCAGCGGCGTGCAGGGCGTGGAGGTCGCCGCGCTTGCGGCGAAGCTGTACCTGTCGGTTGCACCCAGCCTGGTCAAGAGCGGCGTCGCGCACATCGCTTACGGCCTGCCGCAGGCAGCCCCGGCTCAACTGACGGTACTGGACGTCACCGGCCGAACCGTGGTGACCCGGGGTCTCCCGGCGGAGGTTGGCGACCACGTCATCCTGCTCGACACCCGGTCGTGGAGCGCCGGCGCCTACTTCGTCCGCATCACGGGCGCAGACCTGACAGCTACCAGGAAGCTCGTGGTTCAGCGCTAG
- a CDS encoding type II toxin-antitoxin system VapC family toxin: MKQRPLLYVETSVFGFYFDPEPRNAERREAVTKMFEQVRLGILDAATSPLTFTELDRAAEPRRSELINLLSSVRLVSADRDEVGRLAAAYLRDRVVPERFAEDAEHVAYATVCKADVLVSLNLRHLANEWAERRVCAVNRREGYQQLSIRTPEEVLEYED; the protein is encoded by the coding sequence GTGAAACAACGGCCGCTGCTCTACGTCGAAACCTCGGTCTTCGGGTTCTACTTCGACCCCGAGCCGCGGAACGCAGAGCGACGTGAGGCCGTGACAAAGATGTTCGAGCAAGTTCGCCTGGGGATTCTGGATGCGGCGACCTCGCCGTTGACATTCACCGAACTCGACCGGGCTGCTGAGCCGCGCCGGTCGGAGCTTATCAACCTATTGAGCAGCGTACGGCTGGTGTCCGCGGACAGAGACGAGGTAGGGCGTCTTGCCGCAGCCTACCTTCGGGATCGCGTAGTCCCAGAGCGGTTTGCCGAAGACGCCGAGCATGTCGCCTATGCGACTGTATGCAAGGCCGACGTGCTGGTATCACTCAACCTGCGACACCTGGCCAATGAGTGGGCGGAGCGGCGGGTGTGCGCCGTGAATCGGCGCGAGGGATACCAGCAGCTGAGCATCAGGACACCTGAGGAGGTGCTGGAGTATGAAGACTGA
- a CDS encoding CoA transferase subunit A has protein sequence MKVIESGTGELFQPPDPDGFREWVHTRKNTKMVDKVMTEQDAVAKFIADGDYIGTELYGTVRAPMSLVREAIRQGKKHLRVAGQGIHEIDLLLAADLVDTLDITYIAWEVYGISSCLRRAVESGRVKTTDWSNGGITWRFKAAAMGVPFLPIRSMLGTDTFKYSAAKAVEDPFTGKPVCLVPALFLDVGLIHVHKADKFGNCRVEGISGFVHEMSRASKKLIVSAEEIVSTDEIRKYPEQTVIPYYLVDAVVEAKYGSHPGEMCYRYWRDGEHLQAFLKDSADPAKTRAYLDKWVYGPKNHNDYVNLVGMDQLRKLEAEIGGR, from the coding sequence ATGAAAGTGATCGAATCGGGCACGGGCGAGCTGTTCCAGCCGCCTGACCCGGATGGCTTCCGCGAGTGGGTCCACACGCGGAAGAACACGAAGATGGTGGACAAAGTCATGACCGAGCAGGATGCGGTCGCGAAGTTCATTGCCGACGGGGACTACATCGGCACCGAACTCTACGGCACGGTGCGTGCTCCCATGTCTCTGGTCCGCGAAGCGATCCGCCAGGGCAAGAAGCACTTGCGCGTGGCCGGCCAGGGCATCCACGAGATTGACCTCCTGCTGGCCGCCGACCTGGTCGACACCCTCGACATCACCTACATCGCCTGGGAAGTCTACGGCATCTCCTCCTGCCTGCGCCGCGCCGTCGAGTCCGGCCGGGTCAAGACCACCGACTGGTCCAACGGCGGCATCACCTGGCGGTTCAAAGCCGCGGCCATGGGCGTACCGTTCCTCCCTATCCGCTCCATGCTCGGTACCGACACCTTCAAGTACTCCGCTGCCAAGGCAGTTGAGGACCCGTTCACCGGCAAGCCGGTCTGCCTGGTTCCGGCGCTCTTCCTCGACGTGGGCCTGATTCATGTACACAAAGCGGACAAGTTCGGCAACTGTCGGGTCGAGGGCATCTCCGGGTTCGTCCACGAGATGTCCCGCGCCTCCAAGAAACTCATCGTCTCGGCCGAGGAGATCGTCTCGACAGATGAAATCCGGAAGTACCCGGAACAGACGGTCATCCCCTATTACCTCGTCGACGCCGTGGTCGAGGCCAAGTACGGGTCTCATCCCGGCGAGATGTGCTACCGCTACTGGCGTGACGGCGAGCATCTGCAGGCGTTTCTCAAAGACTCGGCCGACCCGGCCAAGACCAGGGCCTATCTCGACAAGTGGGTCTACGGCCCGAAGAACCACAACGACTACGTGAACCTGGTCGGCATGGACCAACTCAGGAAGCTCGAAGCGGAAATCGGAGGCCGGTAA
- a CDS encoding acyl-CoA dehydrogenase — protein sequence MELSYTNDQMMVRNMAREFATKELEPRAAEIDEKGEFPHDTIKKMAELGLLSMTIPEKYGGAAFDFLSLALAVEEISRGCGSTGVITAVHNSLACWPITNWGTDAQKEKYLPRMATGELLGAFALTEPNAGSDPAAMETTAVLKGDKYILNGSKRFITNGGVAKVFLVFAKTDPAAGTKGITAFIVDRDAKGFSLGKHENLLGLRGTANCELMFDDCEVPVENVLGQVGQGFKVALGTLDVSRIDIGAQAVGIAQSAMEKAIAYSKERKQFGKPICDFQMIQGKIADMACRTMAARLLVYYAAHQKDSGKTRFNLESAMCKLFAAETAVEVTREALQIYGGYGYTKDYPVERYFRDAKCMEIYEGTSEVQRIVIARTMLG from the coding sequence ATGGAACTAAGCTACACTAATGACCAGATGATGGTCCGCAACATGGCAAGAGAGTTCGCCACCAAGGAACTCGAACCCAGGGCCGCCGAGATCGACGAAAAGGGTGAGTTCCCGCACGACACCATCAAGAAGATGGCCGAACTGGGCCTGCTCTCGATGACCATCCCCGAAAAGTACGGCGGGGCCGCGTTCGACTTCCTCTCGCTCGCGCTCGCCGTCGAAGAGATCTCCCGCGGCTGCGGTTCCACCGGTGTCATCACTGCGGTCCACAACTCGCTCGCCTGCTGGCCCATCACCAACTGGGGAACCGATGCCCAGAAAGAGAAGTACCTGCCGCGGATGGCGACCGGTGAGCTGCTCGGCGCGTTCGCTCTGACCGAGCCCAACGCCGGGTCCGACCCGGCCGCCATGGAAACCACGGCCGTGCTCAAAGGCGACAAGTACATCCTCAACGGCTCCAAGCGCTTCATCACCAACGGCGGCGTGGCCAAGGTCTTCCTCGTCTTTGCCAAGACCGATCCGGCCGCCGGCACCAAGGGCATCACCGCCTTCATCGTCGACCGCGACGCCAAAGGCTTCTCGCTCGGTAAACACGAGAACCTGCTCGGCCTCAGGGGCACCGCCAACTGCGAGCTGATGTTCGACGACTGTGAAGTGCCGGTCGAAAACGTCCTCGGCCAGGTCGGGCAGGGCTTCAAGGTCGCCCTCGGCACGCTCGACGTCTCGAGAATCGACATCGGCGCCCAGGCAGTAGGTATCGCCCAGTCGGCGATGGAAAAGGCGATCGCCTACTCCAAAGAACGGAAGCAGTTCGGCAAGCCCATCTGCGACTTCCAGATGATCCAGGGCAAGATTGCCGACATGGCCTGCCGGACCATGGCCGCGCGACTCCTCGTCTACTACGCCGCCCACCAGAAAGACTCGGGCAAGACCAGGTTCAACCTCGAGTCGGCGATGTGCAAACTCTTCGCCGCCGAGACCGCGGTCGAGGTCACCCGCGAAGCGCTCCAGATCTACGGCGGGTACGGCTACACCAAAGACTACCCGGTCGAGCGCTACTTCCGCGATGCCAAGTGCATGGAAATCTACGAAGGCACCTCCGAAGTCCAGCGCATCGTCATCGCCCGCACCATGCTCGGGTAA
- a CDS encoding 3-oxoacid CoA-transferase — translation MAAYNESEFLICLASKLMEDGTTAFVGTGIPMLAGALAKRMHAPNLVPIFEFGGTGASLEKLPLGVGDSRTFHRAVAASGICDIMETATRGFIEYGFLGGAQIDAFGNLNTTVIGKYWPPKVRLPGSGGANDVASFCWKTIVIMRKHDARSFVPKVDFITTPGYLTGPGAREKAGLPPGAGPYRVVTNMALMDFEPTSKRMRLIATHPGVKAEDVVKATGFELLVADKVGVNPEPTEKELRLLREEIDKDKYYI, via the coding sequence ATGGCAGCCTACAACGAATCCGAATTCCTCATCTGCCTCGCCTCCAAGCTGATGGAAGACGGCACCACCGCCTTCGTCGGCACGGGTATCCCGATGCTGGCCGGCGCTTTGGCCAAACGGATGCACGCCCCGAACCTCGTCCCCATCTTCGAGTTCGGCGGCACCGGCGCGTCCCTTGAGAAGTTGCCGCTCGGCGTCGGCGACTCCCGCACGTTCCACCGGGCGGTTGCCGCCTCCGGCATCTGCGACATCATGGAGACCGCGACCCGGGGATTCATCGAGTACGGCTTCCTCGGCGGCGCCCAGATCGACGCCTTCGGCAACCTGAACACGACCGTCATCGGCAAGTACTGGCCGCCCAAAGTCAGGCTGCCGGGTTCCGGGGGCGCCAACGACGTCGCCTCCTTCTGCTGGAAGACCATCGTCATCATGCGCAAGCACGATGCGCGTTCCTTTGTCCCCAAAGTGGACTTCATCACCACGCCCGGCTACCTCACCGGCCCGGGCGCGCGCGAGAAAGCCGGGCTCCCTCCCGGCGCCGGCCCCTATCGGGTGGTCACCAACATGGCGTTGATGGACTTCGAGCCGACCTCCAAGCGCATGCGCCTCATCGCCACTCATCCCGGAGTCAAGGCGGAGGACGTGGTGAAGGCCACCGGGTTCGAGCTGCTCGTGGCCGACAAGGTCGGCGTCAATCCCGAGCCGACCGAGAAGGAACTCCGGCTGCTGCGCGAAGAAATAGACAAGGACAAGTACTACATCTAG
- a CDS encoding 4Fe-4S dicluster domain-containing protein, with the protein MVIRALAVLGGAGLLIAVLLLVASVKLAVKVDEREAAVRAVLPGANCGACGFPGCDGYAAAVASGSAELNKCSVGGANVARSIGEIMGQEAGAVEPKVAVLICRGGKDVAPARFQYKGAADCRAAALLLGGPKACVYGCVGLGHCARICPFGAITMGGNNLPVIDEKKCTGCGNCVRGCPKNTLLLVRRSKLVILACVSHDKGRAVKDVCKVGCTACGLCVKVCPAGALTMVSNLPVMDFAKCIDCGICVHKCPTRSFIDRAPGRPKAVINPKCDGCQACVKACPFKAIEGEAGSQHKVAADKCIGCGECRKVCPAGAIDLVGALGHSHRGPGG; encoded by the coding sequence ATGGTCATCCGGGCGCTGGCCGTGCTGGGCGGCGCCGGCCTGCTCATTGCCGTCCTGTTACTCGTCGCCTCGGTCAAGCTGGCCGTCAAGGTGGACGAACGCGAGGCCGCGGTCCGGGCTGTGCTGCCCGGGGCTAACTGCGGTGCCTGCGGCTTCCCCGGCTGTGACGGCTACGCTGCCGCGGTTGCATCGGGCTCGGCGGAACTGAACAAGTGCTCGGTGGGCGGCGCCAATGTCGCCCGCAGCATCGGCGAGATCATGGGTCAGGAGGCTGGAGCGGTCGAACCCAAGGTTGCAGTCCTTATCTGCCGCGGCGGGAAGGACGTGGCCCCGGCCCGCTTCCAGTACAAGGGCGCTGCGGATTGCCGGGCGGCCGCCCTGCTCCTCGGCGGTCCCAAGGCATGCGTCTACGGATGCGTCGGTCTCGGCCACTGTGCCCGGATCTGTCCGTTCGGCGCCATCACCATGGGCGGCAACAACCTGCCCGTCATCGACGAGAAGAAGTGCACCGGCTGCGGCAACTGCGTGCGCGGCTGCCCCAAGAACACGCTCCTGCTCGTCCGCCGCAGCAAGCTCGTCATTCTCGCCTGCGTCTCTCACGACAAAGGCAGGGCGGTGAAAGACGTCTGCAAAGTCGGCTGTACCGCCTGCGGTCTCTGCGTCAAAGTCTGCCCGGCCGGTGCCCTGACGATGGTTAGCAACCTGCCGGTGATGGACTTCGCCAAGTGCATCGACTGCGGCATCTGCGTCCACAAGTGCCCGACCCGGTCCTTCATCGACCGCGCCCCGGGTCGGCCCAAGGCGGTCATCAACCCCAAGTGCGACGGCTGTCAGGCCTGTGTGAAAGCCTGCCCGTTCAAGGCGATTGAGGGCGAAGCCGGCAGCCAGCACAAGGTCGCTGCCGACAAGTGCATCGGCTGCGGCGAGTGCCGCAAGGTCTGCCCGGCCGGCGCCATCGACCTGGTCGGCGCGCTCGGCCATTCGCACCGGGGACCCGGGGGATAG
- a CDS encoding RNA-binding protein — MAKRIFVGNLPFSATEDQLRGLFGAHGEVSSVNIITDKFTNRSRGFAFVEMSDDAAAGAAIAALNQYQLDGRALTVNEARERTEGGPRGGFGGPGRGGPRRGGRDDQKRDFNRPRW; from the coding sequence ATGGCAAAGCGCATATTCGTGGGCAACCTGCCCTTCAGCGCTACCGAAGACCAGCTGCGCGGACTGTTCGGCGCGCACGGGGAAGTCTCATCCGTGAACATCATCACCGACAAGTTCACGAACCGCTCGCGCGGGTTCGCGTTCGTCGAGATGAGCGATGACGCGGCAGCGGGCGCGGCAATCGCGGCCCTGAACCAGTACCAGCTCGACGGCCGGGCCCTGACCGTCAACGAAGCCCGCGAGCGGACCGAAGGCGGTCCGCGCGGCGGGTTCGGCGGCCCGGGACGCGGTGGCCCGAGACGCGGTGGCCGCGACGACCAGAAGCGCGACTTCAACCGTCCGCGCTGGTAG
- a CDS encoding DUF2442 domain-containing protein translates to MSILAAEPQAIGVSFDADTMWVDLADGRRLGVPLAYFPRLLRATPAQRQRCVIGGSGIGLHWDDLDEDILVSGLLHGVGDRTRSEQPESAVARDRKSQA, encoded by the coding sequence ATGAGCATTTTGGCGGCTGAACCACAGGCCATCGGCGTCAGCTTCGACGCCGACACCATGTGGGTTGACCTCGCTGACGGGAGGCGGCTGGGCGTGCCTCTGGCCTACTTTCCGCGCCTGCTGAGAGCGACTCCGGCGCAGCGGCAGCGCTGTGTCATAGGTGGGAGCGGCATTGGGCTTCACTGGGACGACCTCGACGAGGATATCCTGGTGTCGGGTCTGCTCCACGGCGTGGGAGACCGGACTCGCAGCGAGCAACCCGAGAGCGCGGTTGCCCGCGACCGCAAGTCCCAGGCTTAG